In Bacteroidota bacterium, the DNA window TAATAATTATCTAATTAGCGTCACCGTCCCTTTAAATAACTGTTTCTCGCCAAAAACATTTATCACGCTCAATGTGAACGCGTAAACCCCGTCTGGCATTTGTTCTCCGTTGAAAGTGCCGTCCCAAGCTTCGTCTTTTGTAGAGTGAAAAATCAGTTCTCCCCAACGGCTGTAAACTCGGAAATCCAGTTCGCTAAATCCTCGAACTGACGGCTTGAAATCATCGTTCAGTCCATCTCCATTTGGCGAAAATGCACTCGGAAGAAAAACGCGGTAGTTGGTTTTGATATAGATTTGACTTTCTGTTGTGTCAGAACAATTTTTGTCGCTGATTGCAATCAGGCGCACATAGTGATAACCTGAATCTTGGTATTTGATTTCCGGGTTGTCTGCGGTGAAATCTCCATAAGTGCCCAATGTCCAGATATAGGATTTTGCACCATGACTTTGGTTTTTAAACTGTACTAACGGATTGTCCATATCTGGGTATTCCGGTTCATAGGAAAAGTCCGCAATCGGCTTTGGATAAATGGTTATGGGCGTTCCTTGAATAGTTTTTTCACAGCCATTTTGAGTTGTGATTTTTAGGCTTGGAGTGAAAGTGCCTGCGGTTTTGTAGGTGTAATCAATTCTTGAAGTTCCTTCGGATACATTTTCGGAATTGTTATTTCCGAAGTTTATTTCAAAACCGTATTTATCAGGATAATTTGTTTTTGGTTCAAAAATCACTGGAAGTGGTTGACAACCTTCGCTTGGAGTGTTTTCTAAAGTTAGTAATTCTGGAACTCTATCAACTTTGATTTCAGCGGTTGCACTTTCGCTTGAACAATTATCTGAAAGTGTTGCACTAAACTTGTCAAAACCTTCCGGGCTGACGGTTTGCGTTAGTCCATTTCCAAGTGGATTTCCATTTTTATCAAACCAATTTATTGAATATGAATTTTGATTTCCACCTTTTGGATTTGCGGTTAGGGTTGCATTTGGGTCAGCGCAGATTGTTGAACTTGAAAGGGTCAAACTCAGCTCCGGTCTGATGATTATTTTCTTTGAAAAAGTATCATTTGGAGAACTGCAATTATCTCTAAAAACTAAAAATATTTCACGGGTGTTAAATTGTGAATATTGGCTTTCTGAAATTAGCGCTTTGCTATTCAAATCAAGTGTATCAGCGTTTTTGAGTACTTCCAAACTTCCGTCATCTTTTTTGTGAAGCCAAGTAAATTGATATTGATTTTCAATCCCGCCTGTGCCTTGTGCTGTCAAGAAAATTTCCTCGCCTAAGCAAATTGTGTCAGGTGCTGAAAATTCAGCTTTAAGTTCGGGAAGTGTATGCAAATTTATCTTTTGAGTATCAGCCAAAATTGAGCAATCGTCCTTTAAAATCAAGATCAGAACTGCATCCGGATTTTTAAAGTCCTTGGAGTTGATTTCAATGGAATCTCCTTTTGAAATTTCCTCATTGTCTAAAAGCCAAGTAAATTCATAGTCTTCCTCTACTCCGCCAGTTCCGTTTGCAAAGAATTTTAATTCACTTCCGGAGCAAACCGAAGTGTCATTCGCGCTCTTTTGATATTCATCTAATACCGATACTTCTAGTTTTGCTCTAACTGTAATTTGTGCAACAAAGCTATCAATCCCCATGCAGTCATCAAAAACAAAAACTTTCAAGGAATTTGAAATTGATGTTTGCAAATCTTCTAATATAAAATAATCCGAGGGAGTAAATTCCAAACTCTGTTTTTCGCCAATCAAACTATCTTTAAAATACCATTTAAAATTATAATTAAGACTATCTCCTCCATTGGCAAATGCCCTAATATGAATTTTTTCTCCAATGCAAACAGTTGTATCCTGTAAGTCTGCCACGACTTCGAGCGGGGAATTTAGATTTATCAAAACAAAGGCAGTATCTTTGACAATTGAGCAACCGTCTTCTAGAACCAAACCGATATTTGTTGAAACCGGCTTTGATTTAAAAATATAGTTCAGGGAATCAAAGTAGGCAAATGAATCGGACTTCAATTCTTGCCAAGAAAAATCTTGTTCCGTATTGTACCAAGTCCATTTATAAGCACTAGAATCTCCATTTTTAAATTGCGCAGAAAGAGTTATATTAGTATTGTTGCAGATGTTTACTAGCCTATCAGTAATGATTTTGGGATTACTTTTAATAAAAATTTGTTTGAAAGCGGTATCGGGTTCTCCGCAACCGGAACTATCTGAAATCACAATCCTAAAAACAGTATCTTTTTCTAAATAAATCCAAGGAGTTCTGGAACTACTGTCATCCATTCTAAAGGCAGGAGACCACTCCCAAGCGGTTCCGCCATAAGTATGCAACTGAAAACTATCTCCATAGCAAAGAGTTTCCGATGGTCCGGGATCGGCTTTATCGCGGGAGTATATCAATAATCGTAAGCTATCTAACTTGTAAAAACTCTGCACGGGCGGGTGAGTGCTTCTTACTCTTATCCTATAATTGCCTGAACTGGCAACTTGGAACAAAGGCAATCTGCCTATAATAGTGCTGTCTTGGGTGGATTTCATTTGACCAAGTTCTCTCTCTCCGCCTTCGAAGTTGCCCTTCTCATCGCTCAATTCCGCTATGAAATAATTGGCGGTGTCGTAGTTACCCATTTTGGTGTAAGGAACTAGGAAAGTATCACCCGCACAATAAGGTCCTGATAGAACTTCTCCACGAGTGATGGAGTAGTCGGTAATTTTGGCGAGAAAGGATCCTGCAATGTTGTTATTGGCAAGCGAATCGTTGAATATTCTTACTTTTCCTACAAATACTCCTGCTAAAAGCAAATTTCCCACAGTATCGACTGTCATACTGTTTATTGAAGTCACTACATTTAAATTTCCGTTTGCAAATCCCCACAAGAGGTTGCCTAATGTATCTGCTTTGGCTATAAATAACTTGGAACCAGCGGTTAGCCCTGTGCCAAACAAAGTATTGCTAAGATATACACTATCGCCAGTCAACTGCCCTCCAAGGTAAAGATTGTTGTTATCTAGCAGTAATCCTGCAACAGGACTTAAAAAACCTTGTGATAAACTGTCCTGGCATTTACACCAGACAAGGGAATCCATCTGCTTATTGAGTTTTAACAAGCAGAAAGATAGTGGATTGGTAAAATTTGTTTTGGATATTTCCTTATGGGAAAGAATTTCAATAGAATCATGGAAAGGTAACCCCATATAAACAGAACCGCTAAAGGTATCAACATCAAACTTAATTCCTGAATAAGAACTTATGTTGCGTGTTGCATATTTTATGTAAATATAGTTAGCAAGTCTGCCCGCAGTATCAAGCTGAATCAAGTAGTAGCCTTTGGGCAGTGTGTCGGAATTGTGAATATACTCTTTGTCAAAATAAGCCGTAAAGTAAATAGAGGAAAGGGTTGCTTTTAAATCTCTTCTTGCAGTAGCAGAACCAACAATCGAACCATATTGCTTAACCCACAGAAAACTACCGTTTGAATCATAAGCAGCAAGACCATAATTCCAACTGTCAGTTGCGCTGCATGTTTGGTTACTTCCTGTATATTCCATAATACCTCTAAGAGTATGATAAATATATATCCTCCCTCCAGAATAGTCCATTTTATGGGTTACTTGGTCTGTTGGGTCAAGCGTTGTACTACCATATTCTTTTGCCCACAAAGGATTTCCGTTTCTATCAAATTTGATAAGGGCATTTCTTCTTCCCGAGTAGCCTGAAGGATATGAAAGCTGAATATTTGACGAAAAACTAATACTTCCTCCATTGTAGTGAAGCAATAAATAAATATTGCCGACCTCATCGGTTGTAATGTCAATGGGGGCAATGTTTTGATTTGTATTTACATCTGTTGAGAATACCCACATCAATGAACTGTCGGGTGTTACGCTCGAAAGCATTAAATTAGTTGTTGTAGCTGTATTCAGGTTCGTGGTTGTAACAGTAGCTCCTTTGAATTGAAAAGAACCCGTATTAGTAAATGAATTGGACAAAACAATGTTTCCGTCAATATTTCTACACACCACAGGACTCACACTTCGCACTACGTTGTTGATGGAAAATAGCCATTGGGTTTCCTGTGCAGGAACAGAAAAACAGAAAACAAACAAACTCGCTATGGAGAGGATTTTTTTCATGTTTGTAATTATTAGAGAAAAGGGACATTTCTCCCCCCCCTTTCTCTAATACAAGTGGTTATTTAAATAAAATCATACTTTTAGTATCTACAACTCTGTCGCCAATAATCAGGCTATAGTAGTATGTCCCCGCAGTTAAAGAACCCGCTTTCAAGGTAATGCTGCCTTGTCCGTTGCCCTGTGCTACAAAACTACCCACTATTTTGCCCTCAATGTTCTTTACCTCAACTCTTACGGTTGCAACTCCTTTGGGAACAAAATAACGGATAACGGTTGTTTCACTAAAAGGATTAGGCTCGTTCTGCTCCAAAGAAGGAAGTTCGCCCAATGTACCTATTTGTCCAAAGTCGTTGCCAGTTCCTTCGCACTGTTGATTGTAAATAAACTCTTCCAAAGCAGCTAAACGCCTTTTCAGTTGCTCATTTTCGTTTTCCAAAGTTTCAATTTTTGCATTCGTTTCGGAATTTACAGTTTGGTTCTGCTCTATGGCGTTCAGCCTGTTCTCATGCTCCTGAATGCCTTGTGTCAAGAAAGGTATAAAGCCGTTGTAGTTTACCAAGTGAAATTTCCCGTTGTGGGTAACAAGTTCAGGAATGTGCAATTTAACTTCCTGTGCTTTGAAGCCATAAGACATTGTTATTGAGAAATTAAACTCTCCGTTTTCCTTAAACCTGTATGAGTAAGCAGGAACACTAAGGATTCTTTTCCAGTCAGTGCTTAAACTCTGGAAAGATTCTTTGAGGGTTTCATCAGAAGCCTCAAAGAATGCCCCCGATATGTGTAAATCACCGTTAAACTCTCCTGTACCATTTGCTGAAAATATTATGGGATTTCCTGTTGGAGTAGCTGTACCTATCTGAGTACCTATAAAACCATATGGCGCATTAGTTCCAATTCCCACCCAACCAGTATTATCAATGGTCATACGTGCATTGTTATTCGTCCAAAACTCCATGTTACTATTTTGATTTTGACGGATTTGAAAAACAGACGACCCTTTTTCATAGCCAATCTGCGCTCCAACTGGTGCATGCAATGTTGTCCACCTGATATAATTATCAGTCATAAGCCTTCCTGATGTGTCTCCTTCCAAATGCAGCCTGTCAAGAGGATTGAGTATTTCTCCTATGCCAACATACCCAGTCATCCCTTTTAGTATCATGGCTGTTTCATTCCATGTAGATAAGTGTATGTCATAAGGCGCAACCTGTTTGATTTGCAGTGCATTTGAGCTTCCGTCCTGACCTATGCAAGCCTCCGACATTGGTGCCATTCCTCCTGCGGGTCTTGTAAATCTCAAATAATTAACACCAATAGGGTCACTTTCATTAATATGTAGCTTGCCAAGCGGATTTATAGTGTCAATACCTATGCTATGTGCTCCAGGGTTAACGTTAAAGAAACTGGTAGCTTGCCAGTCTGTATTGTCCCAAAATAGGGTCTGTCCAAAGGCAAAACCCTGTTGCACTCCAATACCGTTCTGCCAAGAGAGATTTCCTGTCGGGTCTGTTGTCAGGTATCGGTTCCGACCAAATGAAGGAGGCAGGTTTTCAAACCTTACTGTTCCATTAACATGAAGGTCTGCGGTAGGTAATATCATAGGAGGTAAATTAATCCCCACAGGTGCATCTCCCAAAAAGGGTGGGTTTCCTGGCGCAAACAGTGATTGCGCCTCACCAGTTCGAAAAAAACCTAACATCAGAAATAAGAGAATTGCTCTTGCCCATAGAGTCGCAGACAATGGCTTTGCCTTGTAAACCGCGTTTAATCTTTGATTTTGTAGTAATTGTTTCATATCGGTATTGTTTTAAATGAACTTCAAAGTTAAAACTATTTTTTTTATAAAAACAAACTTATCAAGTTTATACTATCAGGCGAGTGATGGGTATGCAACAAAATTTTTTGTGATAATAAAACAAGCAACGGTGTTTCGGCTCCGTTTAGACTATCCTTCGACTATCCTTAGACTACGCTCAGGACAAGCGCTCAGGACAGGCTTCTCAGCGACCGCGCATTCATAATTCATAATTCACAATTACAAAACTACCGCACCACCGTAACCGTTCCGGTAAAGAACTGTGTTTCTCCGAAAACGTTGACCACACGCAGGGTGAAGGCATACACTCCGTCCGGCACTTGAAGACCATTACTGCTGCCATCCCATGCCTCGTCTGAGCGGCTGTGGAACAGCAGTTCGCCCCAGCGGCTATATACCTTGAAGTCTAATTCAGAGAACTCGCGCACAATGGGTTTGAACGTGTCATTCAAGCCGTCTCCGTTGGGAGAGAAAGCACTTGGGAAGAATACGCGGTAGTTCGTTTTGATATAAAGTCGCGAGTCTGACGTGTCGCGGCAGCCGTGGCTGCTCACGGCAATCAGCCGTACGCTGTGATAGCCCGAATCGGTATAAGTTACAATCGGGTTCTCATCCGTGAACGTGCCAAAGGGTGCTATGTCCCATTGATATGACACCGCTCCCGTGCTGCGGTTCTGAAAACTCACCAAGGGATTGTCCATGTCCGGTTCTTCGGGTTGATAGCCGAAGTCCGCAAAGGGTTTGGGATAGATGTCTATGGCTTGTCCGCTCACTTGGGCTTGGCAGCCACCTGCGGTGATGAGCGTGAGCAAGGGAATGAAGTGTCCTGCGTGGGGATATGTGTAATGCAGCGTAGGTGGAATTTCAAACGTGTGGGTGGAGTCTCCGTTGCCAAAGCTGAGTGTGAAACCATATTTGTCAGGGTAATTGGTTTGTAATGTAAAATCTACAGGAAGCGGCTCGCAGCCTTCGCTTGGAGTATTTTCTAAGGTCAGCAATTCAGGAACTCTATCCACTTTTATTTCGGCAGTTGTATTTTCGCTTGAACAGTTATCAGAAAGTGTTGCGCTAAACTTATCAAAGCCTTCTGGAGAAACAGTTTGCGTTAGTCCGTTTCCAAGTGGATTTCCGTTTTTGTCAAACCAATTTATTGAATAAAAATTTGGATTTCCGCCTTTTGGATTTGCGGTTAAAATTGCATTTGGGTCAGCGCAAATTGTTGAACTTGAAAGTGTTAAACTGAGTTCAGGTCGGATGATTATTTTCCTCGAAAAAGTATCATTCGGAGAGCTGCAATTATCTCTTAAAACTAAAAAGATTTCTCGGGTGTTGAATTGTGAATATTGGCTTTCTGAAATAAGTGATTTGCTATTCAAATCAAGTGTATCAGCATTTTTTAGCACTTCCATAGTTCCGTCATCTTTTTTGTGAAGCCAAGTAAATTGATATTGTTTTGAAATCCCGC includes these proteins:
- a CDS encoding gliding motility-associated C-terminal domain-containing protein → MKKILSIASLFVFCFSVPAQETQWLFSINNVVRSVSPVVCRNIDGNIVLSNSFTNTGSFQFKGATVTTTNLNTATTTNLMLSSVTPDSSLMWVFSTDVNTNQNIAPIDITTDEVGNIYLLLHYNGGSISFSSNIQLSYPSGYSGRRNALIKFDRNGNPLWAKEYGSTTLDPTDQVTHKMDYSGGRIYIYHTLRGIMEYTGSNQTCSATDSWNYGLAAYDSNGSFLWVKQYGSIVGSATARRDLKATLSSIYFTAYFDKEYIHNSDTLPKGYYLIQLDTAGRLANYIYIKYATRNISSYSGIKFDVDTFSGSVYMGLPFHDSIEILSHKEISKTNFTNPLSFCLLKLNKQMDSLVWCKCQDSLSQGFLSPVAGLLLDNNNLYLGGQLTGDSVYLSNTLFGTGLTAGSKLFIAKADTLGNLLWGFANGNLNVVTSINSMTVDTVGNLLLAGVFVGKVRIFNDSLANNNIAGSFLAKITDYSITRGEVLSGPYCAGDTFLVPYTKMGNYDTANYFIAELSDEKGNFEGGERELGQMKSTQDSTIIGRLPLFQVASSGNYRIRVRSTHPPVQSFYKLDSLRLLIYSRDKADPGPSETLCYGDSFQLHTYGGTAWEWSPAFRMDDSSSRTPWIYLEKDTVFRIVISDSSGCGEPDTAFKQIFIKSNPKIITDRLVNICNNTNITLSAQFKNGDSSAYKWTWYNTEQDFSWQELKSDSFAYFDSLNYIFKSKPVSTNIGLVLEDGCSIVKDTAFVLINLNSPLEVVADLQDTTVCIGEKIHIRAFANGGDSLNYNFKWYFKDSLIGEKQSLEFTPSDYFILEDLQTSISNSLKVFVFDDCMGIDSFVAQITVRAKLEVSVLDEYQKSANDTSVCSGSELKFFANGTGGVEEDYEFTWLLDNEEISKGDSIEINSKDFKNPDAVLILILKDDCSILADTQKINLHTLPELKAEFSAPDTICLGEEIFLTAQGTGGIENQYQFTWLHKKDDGSLEVLKNADTLDLNSKALISESQYSQFNTREIFLVFRDNCSSPNDTFSKKIIIRPELSLTLSSSTICADPNATLTANPKGGNQNSYSINWFDKNGNPLGNGLTQTVSPEGFDKFSATLSDNCSSESATAEIKVDRVPELLTLENTPSEGCQPLPVIFEPKTNYPDKYGFEINFGNNNSENVSEGTSRIDYTYKTAGTFTPSLKITTQNGCEKTIQGTPITIYPKPIADFSYEPEYPDMDNPLVQFKNQSHGAKSYIWTLGTYGDFTADNPEIKYQDSGYHYVRLIAISDKNCSDTTESQIYIKTNYRVFLPSAFSPNGDGLNDDFKPSVRGFSELDFRVYSRWGELIFHSTKDEAWDGTFNGEQMPDGVYAFTLSVINVFGEKQLFKGTVTLIR
- a CDS encoding tail fiber domain-containing protein, with the translated sequence MKQLLQNQRLNAVYKAKPLSATLWARAILLFLMLGFFRTGEAQSLFAPGNPPFLGDAPVGINLPPMILPTADLHVNGTVRFENLPPSFGRNRYLTTDPTGNLSWQNGIGVQQGFAFGQTLFWDNTDWQATSFFNVNPGAHSIGIDTINPLGKLHINESDPIGVNYLRFTRPAGGMAPMSEACIGQDGSSNALQIKQVAPYDIHLSTWNETAMILKGMTGYVGIGEILNPLDRLHLEGDTSGRLMTDNYIRWTTLHAPVGAQIGYEKGSSVFQIRQNQNSNMEFWTNNNARMTIDNTGWVGIGTNAPYGFIGTQIGTATPTGNPIIFSANGTGEFNGDLHISGAFFEASDETLKESFQSLSTDWKRILSVPAYSYRFKENGEFNFSITMSYGFKAQEVKLHIPELVTHNGKFHLVNYNGFIPFLTQGIQEHENRLNAIEQNQTVNSETNAKIETLENENEQLKRRLAALEEFIYNQQCEGTGNDFGQIGTLGELPSLEQNEPNPFSETTVIRYFVPKGVATVRVEVKNIEGKIVGSFVAQGNGQGSITLKAGSLTAGTYYYSLIIGDRVVDTKSMILFK